In a single window of the Nicotiana tomentosiformis chromosome 8, ASM39032v3, whole genome shotgun sequence genome:
- the LOC104088562 gene encoding uncharacterized protein, translating into MVGIFSRFSVSRNGHRRAQSALGETEVLPPNTETTGAATIAGAPSITPHGIEIAVEFKPVEHPTEPLHNDRPIQCPIPEPSILNDGRIWKERVSAVRRRADIPVMQEGTTAEPEAGTRPRPPMNRVILPSISAPEHSILKLLEESGI; encoded by the exons ATGGTGGGAATATTTTCAAGATTTTCTGTCAGCAGAAATGGGCATCGTCGAGCTCAAAGTGCCCTT GGTGAAACAGAAGTGTTGCCTCCAAATACAGAAACAACAGGTGCTGCTACGATAGCTGGAGCTCCCTCTATCACACCTCATGGTATTGAAATTGCAGTTGAGTTCAAACCAGTTGAACACCCGACTGAGCCTCTACACAATGATCGGCCAATTCAATGTCCAATACCAGAACCCTCAATACTGAAT GATGGAAGAATATGGAAGGAGCGAGTGTCTGCAGTGAGAAGAAGGGCAGATATTCCAGTTATGCAGGAAGGAACAACTGCAGAGCCTGAGGCTGGAACAAGACCTAGACCACCCATGAATCGTGTTATTCTTCCATCAATCAGTGCGCCCGAACACAGTATCCTCAAGCTATTGGAGGAATCTGGAATTTAG